The DNA window AGGTACTCCCGGAGCGGCGCTTGCCTCCGGGTGAGGTAATCGCGCCCCTTGCGGCCGATCACGACGATCTGGACGTCCTGCCCTTGCGCAGTTCGATCACGCCACTCTCGCTCCGCCCGCTTGTTGATGGTGGCGTTGAAGGCACCGCAGAGACCGCGGTCGCTGGTCAGCACCACCATCAGCACCCGCGACTCGGGGCGCTTCACCAGGAGCGGATGCGACAGCGTCTCGATGGCGGCTTCGCCGGGCCCATTGCCACCCTCTGCGGCAGCCTGCTCCACGTCACGGGTGATCTCCCAGAGTACCTGCTGCACCTTCACGGCGTAAGGTCGCAGCTCGGTGATGCGCAGCTGCGCGCGGCTCAACCGCGCGCCCGCCACCATCTTCATGGCGCGGGTGATCTTCTGCGTCGACTGGACGGTGGTCTTCCGCTTGCGGATGGCCTTGAGGCTGGGCACGGACTACTTCCCCTTCTTTGCAGCCTTCTTCGGCGCCACGTCCTCGTCCTCGTCCTCGTCCTCATCCTCCACAGAGGTCCCGGACGAGCCCTGGGCAGAGCCGCTTTCCACCACGAAGCGCTTCTTGAAAGCCTTGATGACCTCGTTGATCTGGCCCTTCAGCTCGTCGTTGAGGGCCTTCTTCTCGGCGATGTCCTTGAAGATCTGCGGATGCTTCTGCTCGACGAAGCCGTTCAGCTCGGACTCGAACTGGCTGAGCGAAGCCACCGGCAGGTCGTCGAGGTAGCCGTTGACGCCAGCGTAGATGATGAGGACCTGCTTCTCGACGGGCAGCGGGACGTACTGCCCCTGCTTCAGGATCTCGACCATGCGCGCACCGCGCTCCAGCTGCGAGCGGGTCTTCGCGTCGAGGTCCGATGCAAACTGCGCGAACGCGGCCATGGCGCGGTACTGCGCCAGGTCGAGACGCAGCGTACCGGCGACCGACTTCATCGCCTTCGTCTGCGCGTTACCACCGACGCGGCTGACGGAGATACCGACGTTGATGGCCGGCCGGACACCCGAGAAGAACAGGTCGGACTCGAGGAAGATCTGCCCGTCCGTGATGCTGATGACGTTCGTAGGGATGTAAGCCGACACGTCACCTGCCTGGGTCTCGATGACCGGGAGCGCGGTCAGCGAGCCGCCCGACTGGGGCTCCCGGATGATCTCGTAGTCGCTCGCCTTCGCCTTGTCGGAGAGGAGCTGCTCGAGCTTCTTGATCTCGTCCTTCTTCTCGTCCTTCAGCGCCTTCTCGAGCTTCTCCGCGTTGTCCTTGTCGATGAGCTGGTAGAGTGACGCCCGCGCCTCGGACATGCCATGCGCGCCGATGTGGGCTTTCTCGTCCACACCGCGATAATTGAGATCGCCACCCTCGATCTTGGTCCCCTTCTTCACGACGTAGAAGATGTCGGCCATCTTCGCCGCGCGCTCCAGGAGGCGGGAGTGGAGATAGAAGACGTCGCCCGGGTAGGCCTCACGGCCCGGCGGGCGGCGCAGCAGCAGCGAGAGCTGCCTGTACGCGACGGCCTGCTTGGAGAGGTCATCGTAGATGACCAGTGCATGCCGGCCGCTGTCGCGGAAGAACTCGCCCAGGGTCACGCCGGTATACGGCGCGATGTACTGGAGCGGCGCGGTCTCGCTCGCCGTGGCGGCAACCACGGTCGTGTACTCCATGGCGCCCTGGCTCTCGAGGCGATCCACGACCTGACGCACCGTCGAGAGCTTCTGCCCGATGGCGACGTACACGCAGAAGACGCCCTTGCCCTTCTGGTTGATGATCGCGTCCACGGCGACGGCGGTCTTGCCCGTCTGACGGTCGCCGATGATCAGCTCGCGCTGACCACGACCGATGGGGATCATCGCGTCGATGGCCTTGAGCCCCGTCTGCATCGGCTCGGTGACCGGCTGACGCTGGATGATTCCCGGCGCCTTGACCTCGACGCGGCGACGCACCTTGGACTCGAGCGGTCCCTTGCCGTCGATGGGCAGACCGAGCGCATTGACCACGCGGCCGACCGTCTCCTCGCCGACCGTCACTTCCATGATGCGGCCCGTACGACGAACGGAGTCGCCTTCCTTGATGACGCTGGTGTCACCGAAGATGGCAGCGCCCACGTTGTCCTGTTCGAGGTTCAGCACGAGCCCCATCAGGGTCGTTCCATCACCTCCGGTGAACTCGATCAGCTCGCCGGCCATGGCCCGCGTGAGTCCGTGGACACGAGCGATACCGTCACCGACGGTCAGTACCGTGCCCGTCTCGCTTACCAGCGCGGTCTTGTCGATGTTCTGAATCTGCTTCTTGATGATCTGGGAGATCTCTTCGGCGCGGAGCTGCATGCGGGTTCCTCGGTAGGAGGGCTGTTTCTGGAAATCTTCAGGTGCGGAGCAGGGACTCGCGGAAGTTCGACAGGCGAGCGCGGACGCTGCCGTCGATGACCTGATCGCCGATCTTCGTCACCACGCCGGCGATGAGGGAAGGGTCCTGCTTGTGAGTGATCGTGACCTTTTTTCCGGTCGCTTTTTCAATCTCCGTCCGGAGTCGAGCGAGGTAAGCCTCACCCAGGGGACCGGCGCTGGTCACCACGGCGCGGACGAGGCTCTGGTCCTCGTCGGCGAGCCGAGAGAGCTGCCGGGCGATGTCCGGAAGGGCGGGCAAGCGCCGGCGCTGACCGAGGAGCCGGAGCGTTCGCTGCGTCGTCTCCGACAGGCTCATGCGGTTGCACAGCTCCACGAGCAGCGCGTCTCGTTGCGCTTCGGGGAGGAGCGGATTGTCGAGCACGGTCCGCAGTTCCTCGTGACCCCCGTAGGTCGCGCTGAACTCGCTGATCTCCTGGGCCAGGCGCGGCAGCGTGCCTGCCTCCTTGCCAATTTCGAAGATGGCGCGCGCGTACCGTCGCGCGATGCTGTCGAAGCTCATTGCGTCGCTCCAGCCTTGCTCTGCGAGTTCTTTGCCTGACCGTCGGCCGTCCCCAGCGACCCTGCGAAGGTGCTCAGGTAATCCTCGGCGAGCCGCTGCTGATCGGTCGAGGAGACCTGGGCCTGGATGAGCTCTTCGGCCGCCGCCACGGCACCTCGCACGGCCTCCGCGAGGAGCTGCGCGCGCGCTTCCTTCAGTTCCTGCTCGATGCGGAAGGCGGCATCACGCTGCATGCGCGCGCGACGCTCTTCCAGTTCCACGAGCAGGTTCTTCCGCTCCGCCTCGGCCTGGGCGATGTAGTCGGCCTTCAGCGTCTCCAGCCGCTCGTCCAAGTGCTCGAGCTTGTCCTCGTAGTCGCCCAGACGTCGCTCGGCCTCCTGCTTCAGACGCGAGGCCGTGTCGATGTCCTGCATGATCACCTGGCGACGCTTCACCAGCGCCTCCTTGAGCGGCTTGCGACCGAACACGAACAACGTCGCCGCCAGGATCCCGAAGTTCAGCATCGACGCCAGGAATGGCGGGGGCTGATTCTTCGGATCACAGGGATCAGTCTTGTTGTTGTAGCGGAAGAGCAGGCTGTTGATGCCGCCCTTCTGGGAAGCCTCGTTGTCGACGGCAAGGATGCCCTGCCACCAGTTGACATGGTGAGGCGCGTCCATCGGCCCGTGGCCAGGGCAGTGCTCCGGCTTGGGAGCAGGCGCAGGCGCAGGTGCCGGGAGCGCACGACCCCCCATGCCTGGCTGCGGGATGGGGCGCACCGGGAGCTGTCGGCCAGGGACCTGCTGTCCCCGACCCGGCGGAAGCTGCTGCCCACCAGGGCCCATCGGCCGCCCAGGGGGGAGCCCGGGCGCCGGCACCGGCGCGGGCATGCCCTGTGGCATTCCAGGCTGAGCACCGGCCTGATCCCGCCCCATCAGCACAGGGGGATGGCCGGCAGGCATTCCCTGATTCGGCGGCGGAGGCTGCTGAGCCCCTGCCAGCGAGGAGATCAGGACGGCAGCGAACCCCAGGTTGGTGGCGAAACGACGCGGACTCACGAGCGCACCTCTCGTCCAAGCACGCGCGAAGCAATCTCGGCCGCGAGCGCGGGCTGAGCTTCGGCGAGTTCCTTGCGCATCTGCGCGACCTCGGTCGCGATCCGCGCCTTCCCCTGTTCCAGGAAGCGGGCCGTCTCCTCGCGGGCCTCCGCGAGGACCTTCGCTTCCAGAGCCGCCGCTTCGCGGCGAAGTCGCTCGCGCTCTTGCCCCGCTTCTTGCTGGATCTTCTCGAGTTCCTGCTCGTAGCGGGTCAGGAGGGCGCCAGCCTCCTCATCCATCTCGCGCGCTTCGGCCTTGGCGCCATCGATGCGCCGCTCTCGCTCCTCGAAGACCCGCAGCAGCGGATCGAAGAGCAGAGGCTTCAGCAGGAGGATGAAGAAGGTGAACAGGACCAGCTGCGCCAAGAACGTCAGATCGAAATCGACGGAGATGGCGCCGGACGCGAAGGGTGCGAGGTGATGGAGGTTCACTGGCATAAAGTCGGCCGCGGTCGACGCTGACGTTGCGAGCGCTGGGCATGACTCCCGAGGGAGCCTTTTCAGGCGCCGGCACTAGCATGTGAAAGGCAAAGCTGGAAGTATCTTCCGGCCCCGGCGACGAACCCTGGATCATGTCGCCGAACGCCCGCAGCAACCCCGCAGGAAAGCGGGTGGCCCCGAGGGGGAAGGGCTCGTCCTCCCCGTAGGCTCAGGCGGTCCAGTCCTCCACGCGGAGACGAGGATACCGGGTGAAGTCGGTGGGCCGGCGGGTGACCAGGGTGAAGTCGTGGACCGTGGCGATGGCTGCGATCATGGCATCGTCCGGGTCGCCCTGGGGAGCGACGGTGGCCCGGAACTTCGCGAAGGCCTGGGCGGCCACGAGATCGAAGGACGCCACCTTCACCGCCGACACGAGCTGCAGGATGTCCTGCATCAGCCTCGGGTGCTGCGAGCGACGAGCGGCCACGAGGAGCTGGCTCACCGAGATCACGCTCGTCCACCGATCCCGCGTGGGCACGCTGGCGAGGCGCCGCACCAGATGCCGCGAAGGCGCCGAGCGCAAAATCTCGGCGAGCGTCGCCGCATCGAGGAGGTAGGCCATGCTTCAGCCCTCCCGGTCGGGCTGAGGCTCGACGTCAACGCGATGCCAGAGCCCCGTCCGGGAGGCATCCGACACGAGCGTGTCGACGAAGTCGTCGTGGTGGCAGGTCCCGCAGAGGGCGAGCAAGGGATCGGCGCCGCCGCCGGCAGGATCCGGTGGGTCGATCCGGTTCAGATCGGTCATCGGAACGATCGCAGCCACGGCTTGCGCCCCGCGCACGATGACCGTTCGTGCGTGCGCGCGCTCCGCCGCCTCGACGGCATCGAGGCAATGAGATGGAAAGTCGGCGAGTGGAATGCCGTACTTCTGCGCCACCAACCTGGTCTATCGGATCAGCGCGCGCGCGTCATCCCAGGTCGGAAAGGTCGGCCATCAGACGCTCGAAGCCCTCGTCCAGCTCCGCGCCCGTGACCGCGGTCGGAAGCATGGCTGTACCGAGCAGCCCAGGCGTCGCCCGGAAGACACCGTCGTCCTCACGGATCGCTTCGACTGCTCGCGGATTGCGGAACCAGTCCTCATCGAAGCGCTGGACGAGCGCGTACCGGTCGCACGCTGCAAGCAGCGCTCCGAGCAAGTGAACCGAGACCCCAGCGTCCAGGGCCGGCACGACGCCGACCAGCTCGGCAGGGAGCGGGATCCCCAGCGCGCGTCGGGTCTCTTCCTCGAAGTGCTCGCCTCCCTCGCGCCGACCCATGAGTAGCGGGTTGCCGGGCAACCCGACCCGATGCCCCTGTGTGAGACGCAACTGCGCCGCGTCCAGTCGCAGCGTCAGCAAGAGCGCCCGCGCGACGACCCGCGCTTGATCGCGCGCACGCGCTCGACCGAGCCCCAGATGCTTGACGCAGAACACCGGGTCCGCTGGCAATGCGGCAAAGAGCGCGGCCCGTCTCGCTCGCCGAACATCGAACGGTGAGCGCGTCAGCGCAAACGGCGCCGTGCGCGGCATGCACGCATCCGAGAGTGCCGCGCCGAAGCGACCCAGCGCGCGCGCGAACGAACTCGCTCCCAGAGCCCTCGGCAGCTGCCCCAGATCCAGGACGAGCCCCTCGGCGAGACCCCCCTCACGGAACAGCACCTCGACCCATCGCGCGTTCGGCCGCGCTGGCCACCCCTCCGTCGCATCTCGCGCAACGGCGCGCCCGAGCGCTTCATCCCAGCGCCGAGAAGGCTCCAGCAGTGGCGCGGTCTGCTCGAGCAACCTCGCTGCTACCTCCAGGGCCGCCACCGGCGGATCGCACGGAAGTTCGAGCGGCGTTGCATCCGGCTCCACACCGAGCAAGCGCGTGGCCTCCTGGCGTCGGTCGGCTTCGATGCGCGCCGCTTCGACGATCGGACCTGCCGCATCGACGAGCTGCTCCGCGTACGCGCGGCGCACTTCCTGACGAGACGCGCCGAGCAAACCGAGGAGCGCATCGCGCGCCGACTCCCTCCCCGTCGCGCTCGCGCGCAGCGCCCCTTCCGCTGGACCCGGCCTCCCCCCTCCCGAAGGCTCGACGGACGCCGTCGGTGCATGCCACGCCTCCGCAATGCGTACCCGATCGGAAAACAGAACACGCTCGAGCGTCAGGTACTGCACCCACCTGGCCAGCGCCACCGCGTGAGGGTCGGGCGCAGCTGGCGTGACCGTCGAGAGAAGACCCAGCTCGGCCCCGAGCCCGACCTCTGGACGCACGAGACGCTCGTACGTCGCCCTGGAGCTGACCCGCCGAAATGGCGCGAGCGGGTTGCTCAGCGCCCCATCAGGGCCTCCCTCTTCTCCCTGGAGCTCGGCCAGACCCGCGGCCCCACCGCGCCACAGCGCACGCACCGCGCGACCCCACGTCGCCGCGGCCTGCGCGACGTCTCGATCGAGCTGTGCCGCCTTTGCGTCCATGCGTTCACTCTCTCCTGCTCCTCGGGGTGGTGAAGGCTAGCCGTGGATTGCCGGGACGCCCCCCAGGCGCGCGGCGATTTCTCCCTCGGCCCGAGCGAGCTCACCGAGCCTCGCACGTGCGACCCCCGTGTCGCCCAGCACGTCGGCTGCAAGATCCGTGAACGTCCGGTAGTGTCTGGCTTCCGAGGCAAAGAGATCCTCATAGAGCGGCGCCAGCTCGTGCTGGCGCGCCGCGAAAGCGTCGGCCAGCAACCTGAACCGCTCGCACGAGCGCGCCTCGATCAGCGCACCGACGAGCAAGCGGTCTCCCATCACGTCCCGTGCGCTCCGACTGTGCCGGAGCGCCGCCACCTTCCGCAGCTCGCCCGCGTAGGCGTCCACCTCCGGCGTCCCGATGCTCAACCCTCTCCGGTCCAGCTCGTCGAGGAGCGCCCGGTAGTGTCGAAGCTCCTCCTCGGCCAGCTCGACCAGCGTGCGCAGCACCTTCACCCCGACGGGCGCGTCGGGACCGGTCAACACGGCGGCGCAGCGGGTGGCGAGCGAAAGCGCGTTGGACGCCGCCTTCATCTCGCAGTGAGCATGGTCGACGAGGAGCGCTGGCAGGTTCGCCAGCGCGATCTCGGCCCAGCGCGGATCGGTTCGTGTGGTCAGACAGAGCACGCGGCCTCCACCTACGGCAGGCGGAGGCCGAAGAGAAGTGGGGAGTGCTGTCGATGCGCGTCTTGCGGCCCGACGCCTGGGAGCCTCACATCTCGGCAGGAGACCGAGTGAGGCCGGCCGCCTCCAGGTGGTAGCTCAAACTGAAGAACACCGTCGTCGCGCCGGGGTCGGCCAGCGCACGACGCACCGATGCCTCGATCGCGAACTCATTCCCCACGTAGCCGAGCCCGCCGGAGAGCGCGTGCTGCTTCGCCCCTTGATCGAACCGGTAGCCGAGCCGGATCGGGAAGTGGTTCGCCACGAGGTACTCCCCGCCCACCATCAACCGCATGCTCGGATCCAGGTACGAGTTGAAGTCGGCCAGCGCGTCCACCTCCACGGAGAAGTCCTGCGTCCCGATGCCGACACCTCCGCCCACGGTCGTGGGGAGCAGGCCGTGCTTTGGATACGTCAGGTTCTGCCCCACCGCAGAGATGTAGACGGCATCGCTCACCTTGAGGATGAGCCCCGCATCGAACGTGAACTCGTCGACGCTCGCCAGGTAGCCGCCATCGCCATCGTCCGCGTCCCGGAGGCCGCCGGAGACCGCGCTGTTCCCCAGGCCGCCGGCACCCAGCCTCCCCTCCTGGAAGATCTTTGCGTACTTCCCCGTCAGGCCGAGGAAGAGCCGATCGGTGATCGGGTACGCCAGCGCCACCCGCGCATCGAGGTACGACCGATCCGTGCCGTCTCCATCGATGAAGCCCCCGAGCACGGAGATGCTGCCCGCGAGTCGGCCGGTCACCGAGTCCGACACCACGCCGCCATAGACCTGCCTGCGCGCCTCAGGGCTGATCTGAGCGAGGGCCTCCACATGGTAGACCCGGGTCTCGACCATCGCCGCCGGGTTGACGAAGATCGCCGAGGTCGCGTTCCCGAGGGATCGGAGCGCTCCGCCCATAGCTGCAGCGCGCGGCGTCTCATTCTCCCCGTACGCGTACGCGAGCTGGGGCGTGATCGGCGTCGGCTCGGCGGAAGCCTGGCGAGGCCCTGCGCCTATTCCGATTCCAATCGTCAACAGGAATGTGGCCCAGCGCCCAAAGCACATGGAACGGCTCACGGCAAGGCCTCGAAGCGCATGGAGGCGCCATACCGATTATCGTTCTCGAAGGACAAATTTTGGATGCTCCTGACACCAATCCCGCTCGCACCGTGGTTCCGGCCGCATCTCTGCTGCCTCCTGAACGAAAGTTGCCCACTCCTTCTGACGATGAGAAAACCCTCCATTCCACCTCTGGATCGGCATTGATTTTCGCGATTCGCGAGGAGACGTGGCGCCACTTGCCTCTTGACCATCGGAACCAGCGGAGTTTGTCGCGAGAAGGCCGAGCGCGCCGCCAAATCGCCGCGTTGCGTCGCTACTTTCGCACGACAGCACCGAGACGACTGGATCCACCGCCCGCGAAATCCGTTACGCACTTTCGTTTCCTACCCCGAAAACCCATTCATTTCATGGGAGTAGCGACACTTCTCAGTTGGGGTATGGACGCCC is part of the Chondromyces crocatus genome and encodes:
- a CDS encoding ATP synthase F0 subunit B, whose product is MNLHHLAPFASGAISVDFDLTFLAQLVLFTFFILLLKPLLFDPLLRVFEERERRIDGAKAEAREMDEEAGALLTRYEQELEKIQQEAGQERERLRREAAALEAKVLAEAREETARFLEQGKARIATEVAQMRKELAEAQPALAAEIASRVLGREVRS
- a CDS encoding F0F1 ATP synthase subunit delta, whose protein sequence is MSFDSIARRYARAIFEIGKEAGTLPRLAQEISEFSATYGGHEELRTVLDNPLLPEAQRDALLVELCNRMSLSETTQRTLRLLGQRRRLPALPDIARQLSRLADEDQSLVRAVVTSAGPLGEAYLARLRTEIEKATGKKVTITHKQDPSLIAGVVTKIGDQVIDGSVRARLSNFRESLLRT
- a CDS encoding PIN domain-containing protein, with translation MAYLLDAATLAEILRSAPSRHLVRRLASVPTRDRWTSVISVSQLLVAARRSQHPRLMQDILQLVSAVKVASFDLVAAQAFAKFRATVAPQGDPDDAMIAAIATVHDFTLVTRRPTDFTRYPRLRVEDWTA
- a CDS encoding tRNA-(ms[2]io[6]A)-hydroxylase translates to MLCLTTRTDPRWAEIALANLPALLVDHAHCEMKAASNALSLATRCAAVLTGPDAPVGVKVLRTLVELAEEELRHYRALLDELDRRGLSIGTPEVDAYAGELRKVAALRHSRSARDVMGDRLLVGALIEARSCERFRLLADAFAARQHELAPLYEDLFASEARHYRTFTDLAADVLGDTGVARARLGELARAEGEIAARLGGVPAIHG
- the atpA gene encoding F0F1 ATP synthase subunit alpha; the encoded protein is MQLRAEEISQIIKKQIQNIDKTALVSETGTVLTVGDGIARVHGLTRAMAGELIEFTGGDGTTLMGLVLNLEQDNVGAAIFGDTSVIKEGDSVRRTGRIMEVTVGEETVGRVVNALGLPIDGKGPLESKVRRRVEVKAPGIIQRQPVTEPMQTGLKAIDAMIPIGRGQRELIIGDRQTGKTAVAVDAIINQKGKGVFCVYVAIGQKLSTVRQVVDRLESQGAMEYTTVVAATASETAPLQYIAPYTGVTLGEFFRDSGRHALVIYDDLSKQAVAYRQLSLLLRRPPGREAYPGDVFYLHSRLLERAAKMADIFYVVKKGTKIEGGDLNYRGVDEKAHIGAHGMSEARASLYQLIDKDNAEKLEKALKDEKKDEIKKLEQLLSDKAKASDYEIIREPQSGGSLTALPVIETQAGDVSAYIPTNVISITDGQIFLESDLFFSGVRPAINVGISVSRVGGNAQTKAMKSVAGTLRLDLAQYRAMAAFAQFASDLDAKTRSQLERGARMVEILKQGQYVPLPVEKQVLIIYAGVNGYLDDLPVASLSQFESELNGFVEQKHPQIFKDIAEKKALNDELKGQINEVIKAFKKRFVVESGSAQGSSGTSVEDEDEDEDEDVAPKKAAKKGK